In Nitrosomonas ureae, the sequence ATCGATGCTGATTTGAATGCCGGATTAATCGGAGAGGAAGAAGCGCGTAAACGTAGACAAGTTATTTCTCAAGAGGCCGATTTTTATGGGTCTATGGATGGTGCCAGTAAGTTTGTGCGCGGCGATGCGATTGCCGGCATATTGATCATGCTGATTACCATTGTCGGTGGATTGGCGGTGGGGGTAATGCAGCATGATATGGAATTAAGCTCGGCAGCCAAGAACTATACTTTGCTAACTATTGGCGACGGTTTGGTTGGGCAAATTCCTGCGTTGATTATTTCTACTGCTGCGGGTTTGGTGGTAAGTCGTGTGACTACTGATCAAGATCTGGGCGAACAAGTTTTAAGTCAGTTATTCAATCAGCCGCAAATATTAGTAATTACTGCCGGAATTTTAGCCGTGATGGGGCTCATCCCGGGCATGCCAAATTTTGTATTTCTCTTTATCGCTTCCGCCCTGGGCGCAATAGCGTATTGGAAGAAGAAAAGTTCAATCATGCAACCTGTTGAATCTATTGTTCCGGAAATACCAACGATTGAAAAGACAGATGCTAGTTGGAATGATGTAACTCCAATCGATACATTAGGACTAGAAGTCGGCTATCGTTTGATTCCTTTGGTCGATAAAGCGCAGCAAGGGGATCTGCTCAAAAGAATTAATGGCATACGCAGGAAATTTGCTCAGGAAATCGGCTTTCTCCCACCTGTGATACATATCAGGGATAACCTGGAGTTACGACCTAACGCTTATCGTATTACGTTAAAAGGTTCCGTCATTGGTCAGGGGGAGTCCTACTCCGGTATGTATCTGGCGATAAATCCAGGACAGGTCACAATGCAGTTACCAGGTGCGGCAACCAATGACCCGGCATTTGGATTGCCGGCGGTGTGGGTCGAAGCTGCCCTACGCGAGCAGGCGCAATTGCATGGCTACACCGTGGTTGATGCGAGCACTGTAGTAACGACGCATATCAATCACTTGATCCATTCGCACGCTGCTGAATTATTAGGTAGACAGGAATTGCAAAAACTACTGGATCATCTTAATACACAATTTCCCAAACTTATTGAAGATCTGGTTCCAAAATTATTACCGCTTTCAACAGTGCAGAAAGTTTTACATAACTTGCTGCAGGAGAGTGTACATATCCGGGATATGCGTACCATTATCGATGTTTTGACTGAGCATGCAGTTCAAACACAGGATGCTATCGAGCTGACTGCAATTGTCAGAACAGCCTTGGGACGAGCTATTCTTGATCAATACTACCCTGCAGGCTCAGAAGTGCAGGTGATGAGCTTGCATCACGAATTGGAAAATATTCTTAGTCAGGTGATGCAAACTGGTGCAGGGCAAGGCGCTGGGATTGAGCCCGGACTTGCCGATACGTTGTTAAAAGAAGCTCATAGTGCAGCACAGCAGCAAGAGAAGCTCGGATTGCCGATTGTATTGCTTGTTCCGGGGACAATTCGTTTCTTACTGGCTAGATTTTTGCGCCGAGCACTACCTCAATTAAGGGTATTGGCTCACTCCGAAATTCCCGACTCAAGAAGAATCAAGATCACTTCCGTCATTGGAGGTAACAAATGAAAGTAAAGCGTTATATTGCATCCACATCCCGAGAAGCGATGCGTCAGGTTAAAGAAGAGCTTGGCGACAATGCCGTCATATTGTCCAACAGAAAAACCAGAGATGGTGTGGAAATCATGGCATTGGCTGACTCTGAAATGTCTAATCTAGTGCCATCACAGCCCTTACCTGCATCACCTTCAGCGAGTGCTGCTTACTATGAACAAAATAAAAAGCTGAGTAAAGAAATCGCTTCTGCTGAATCATATTCGGAACTGCTTGCGTTAGCGGATGATCAGGAAGGTATTAGAAAAAACACAAATGATGTGATGACAGCTTCATTTGCACGCGACATTATTGCTGAAATTCAAGCCATGAAGAATGCGCTGGAAGATCAGCTGAATGCTGTTGCATGGGGAAATTTTATCCAACGTAAACCGGAAAAGTTGAAACTGCTTCGCACTTTGTTGGACTCAGGTTTTAGCCCGCTATTATCACGCCGGTTAGTAGAAAAACTACCCCCCGAGCTTGATTACGAGTTGAGTTTGAAACAGGCAATGTCTGCATTAGCTTTTAATCTGCACACTGTTGCCAGCGACGAAATAATAGAAAAGGGCGGCATTTATGCATTGATCGGTCCTACAGGTGTTGGTAAGACGACTACGACCGCAAAATTGGCGGCTCGTTGTGTAATCCGGCATGGTGCGGATAGGGTGGCATTACTCACTACTGACAGCTACCGTATCGGAGGTCATGAACAGTTGAGAATCTATGGACGGTTACTAGGTATTCCTGTGCGTACGATTAAAGATACTGAAGATTTGCAAATGACGCTATCGGAACTGAGAAACAAGCATATGGTGTTGATTGATACTGTTGGGATGAGTCAGCGTGATCAAATGCTTGCCGAGCAGATTACGATGTTGAGTAATTGTGGTACCGATGTCAAACGTATGTTGATATTAAGTGCTGCGTCCAATGGGAAAACACTGGATGAGGTGATTTCTGCCTATCATAAAAATGGTATTTACGGCTGTGTCATCACAAAAGTCGATGAAGCTGCGAGCTTGGGTGTGGCACTGGATGCCGTTATTCGCAGGAAGTTGATGCTGCATTATGTCGCCAACGGACAGAAAGTGCCGGAAGATATTCACGCAGCTAATCCGCGTTATTTATTGCATCGTATTTTTAAATCTTCCCCTGGTGATTCGGCTTTTACTCTGCAAGATGCCGAATTTGCTTTGGTAATGGCGACAAAGAATAATACTGAAATAGCGCAATCCGGGAAAAAATCGTCGGCAGGATTGTTCCATGACTAAATTGATGCTGCACGATCAGGCGATGGGGTTACGCAAACTGCCATCATTTCAGGCACCTGATTCAGCGCGTGTTTTTACTATCGCAGGAGGAAAGCCTAGGGTTGGAAAAACCAGTATTGTTGTGAATCTGGCTGTCGCTTTGGCTCGGAAAGGGCGGCGTGTACTGCTGATTGATGAGAATCCTTGTCATAATAACATTTGTACCAGCCTGGGATTGCAGTCACGCTTTGATTTACTCCATGTGATTTATAAGGATAAGAAGTTAAACCAGGTACTTTTGCAGGGTCCTGAGAATATCGCCATATTATCCGCCATGCGCGGTATTCATGCATTAAACAAGTTGAACCCGCTCGAACAAGACTGGCTCGTTAGAAGTTTCTCAGAACTAACTCATTCCGTCGACATTGTTTTGATAGATACGGCTATTGCAGGTACAACACATGTATTGCCGCTAAGTTTGGCTTCAGAACAAGTGATGATGGTGATCTCGGGATCGGCCGCATCCCTTACGGGTGCGTACGTACTGATTAAGATCATGAGTCAGGAGTATACGAGAAGGCATTTTCTCATATTGGTGAATAAAGTGGGATCGGAAGCTGAATCGTTTGCAATTTACCAAAATTTTTACAGAGTAGCTCGTCAATATCTATCGGTCACGCTTGAATATGCTGGCTATATTCCAAATGACGAGAAATTGCGTAGTTCAACACAATTATGCAAGCCTGTGCTGGAAGTATACCCGTCTTCACAGGCTGCAATTTGTTTTGGGCAGGTGGTGCAAAATATTTTACGCTCCTCTTGTCCAGACAAGTATCACGGGGGAATCGATAATTTCATACAACGATTGATTCAAACAAGTCATCTGAGTATGGCCAATTTTATGGTGTGATTGATATGTATACTGCAACTGGAACTAAAGCAATTGATAAAGATCAGTTTATAGCTGAATTTACGCCACTGGTGAAACGTATTGCGTACCACATGATGACTCGATTACCCGCTAGCGTTCAGGTTGATGATCTGATTCAAGTCGGCATGATTGGTTTGCTAGATGCTATCAATCGTTACGAGGGTTCATATGGGCGGCAGTTTGAGAGTTATGCGGCACAGCGCATACGGGGCTCAATATTGGATGAGTTACGTGAGGCGGATTGGTTGCCGCGCAGTATACGAAAAAAAATGCGCCGTATTGAAGCAGCTGTGAATTTATTAGAGCAGCGCAATGGTTGCGCGCCTAATGAACTGGACTTGGCTAAAGAATTAGATATGTCATTGGAGGAATACCATGAAACTTTGCAGAGTGCACGAGGCGCACAATTAATTTATTACGAAGATTTTCAACAAGATGATGAAGAGCCTTTCTTGGATCGTTTATTTATTGACTCTGAGGGAGATCCTTTAAATACGTTGTTAGACGAGAATTTTCGCAACCAATTGATTGCTGCGATTGATAATTTACCTCCTCGGGAAAAACAGATGATGGGGATGCATTACGAGCAGGAAATGAATTTAAGAGAGATTGGTGAAGTGCTTGGAGTCAGTGAATCCAGAGTTTGCCAACTGCATACTCAAGCCATTGCAAGGCTTCGTAGTCGTTTGAGAAATCTTTGAGAAGTAAGAAATGCTGATTATCCAGTGATCTGATTGGATTTTGGGATGAATAAAAAATCAAAGATGGATGTGAATAGTGTTGCCGGTATTGTATTGGCTTTTGTTGCGATCATCGGCGGACAGTTTCTCGAAGGAGGACATGTTGGTTCTTTATTACAGGTAGCAGCTTTTTTGATTGTTATGGGAGGCACTGTTGGCGCTGTATTGTTACAAAGTCCAGTCAAAGTTTTTATCAATGGAGTCAAAATGGTCAGCTGGGTATTTTATCCCCCTGAAAATTCTCCACAGAGCCTGATTAAACAAGTCGTTAATTGGTCCAACATTTCACGCAAAGAAGGGTTGTTGGCGCTGGAATCGCATATATCTACGGCTAAAGACGCATTCTCAAAGAAAGGCCTACAACTACTTGCTGATGGAAGTACTCCGGAGAAATTACGTGAAGTCTTGGAAATTGATATCATGGCTTTAGAGACACACCAACGGCAGTCTGCACGAATTTGGGAAGCAGCTGGCGGTTATGCTCCAACCATTGGCATTTTGGGCGCTGTGTTGGGTCTGATTCATGTGATGGAAAATTTATCAGACCCTGGTTTGTTGGGTAATGGCATTGCAGTGGCTTTTGTAGCAACCATTTACGGTGTCGGTTTGGCCAATCTGGTTTTCTTGCCAATTTCAAATAAGCTAAAAAATATTATTAGTGAGCATGTCATTATGCAAGAAATGATGATGGATGGTTTTGTCGCTATTGCAAACGGTGAAAATCCTCGGTTGATAGAAAGTCGACTGAGAGGATATTATATTTAATACCCTGTTAAGGGTTAATTTCATTATTAGGCTATGGAATGATAAGAAGAAAGCAGAGGAACGATGAGCCCCCTGACAATCAAGAACGCTGGCTTGTATCTTATTCAGATTTTATAACCTTATTATTTGCTTTTTTCGTAGTAATGTATGCAGTTTCATCGGTAAATGATGGTAAATATCGCGTATTAAGCTCTTCATTGGTTAACGCATTTAAAAACAATAGCTCATCTACTTCTGAATCTCCACAAACAACAGAATTTTCACTTCTTCAAAATGAGCATTCAAATCAAGGTAGTTTGATCAAGCTCACAGATAATTTCAATACTCAAAAAGTAAGAAAACAAGAGAAGATGAAGGGTATGGCTAAAAATATTCTCCATGCGCTGGAACCATTAATTAAAGATGGTCAAGTAAGAGTGACCCAAAATTCTTTAGGAATCACAGTTGAAATTAATGCCAGTGTTCTTTTCTCGCCAGGGCAAGCTAGGCTTGCCGAAAACTCAGTCCTGTCACTTCAAGCGGTTGCAAATGTGATCAAAGGCCACGAGCATGAAATTAATGTAGAAGGCCATACAGATAATTTACCTATAAATACAGAAAATTTTCCATCAAATTGGGAATTATCATCCGCACGTGCAAGCAGCGTAATCAGGTTATTCATTGAAAAGGGCGTTGAAGCTCATCGGCTTACTGCAATAGGTTACGGTGAAAATAGACCAATAGAAAGCAATGAGACATTTGAAGGGAGAAAAAGAAACCGTCGCGTGACGGTTATGATCTTATCGACCGATCCTGATAAGATAACGGAAATTCCTATCGTTGAAAATTAGGTGAAGGGATCTTTGATTTAAAGATACTCATCTTCATCTCTATCCTCGGAATAGCAAATGAGATTGTTCAGAGGGTGTACCCTAAATATAGGGCTGGCCTTTAGGTCCATAAAGTGCAACATTACCTGCTGCTCCATGTAGCGCAGCAAAAGACCGTAGATTGTGTTGCAGTCGATTTGCAATAATCAAACCGTTAGAATAAGTGAATTGTCGGGCCGTTTTGGCAAGATCTAATAATTCTTTCCATAAAGCTTTTATTTCGGAAAAACTGGAGTTTTGCTCAGCTAATTCAGTTAGCCAAGAGTCTATACTCTTTCTTTCTGTAGGTAGTCCTATTTTCAGGAAAAAAACGTTACGATGATCATCATGTTGTATTAGTTCTTGAATCAGTTTTGTTTTATTGGAAGCGAGGTGATCTATTTCTTCTAGTTTTCCTTCAATAAGAGCGCTTTCTTCTTTTTTAAGAATTTCTATAAAAATACGTAGTGCATTGCTTTCAGCTTTCAATTCATTCATGAGGTACGTAACGTCTGTGCAGCAAGGCATCATGCAGCACCTTTTTTGGATTGAATCAACTCTTTTACTGTTTCAAGCAATCTGTCGGCAACAGCTTCCGGATTAATTTGAAAATTTCCTTCACTTATAGCTTGTTTTATTTCCATAATACGTGCTGTATTTACATTTGAGCCACTTACAGTAGTACTGTGGATTGTTTGTAGTTTTGTAGCATTAGGGCTTAAATGCACGCTATTTTCTTGGCTCGTATTCGGATTCGGCGTAATATCAGCACGCCTTTTTCCATCATTAACAGATACAATTGATACGGGCTGTAAAGATTTATCTATTTTCATTTTTATACCTCATAGCAAATTCATTAAATATATTATCGGCATCTTTATTTAGAACTTTAGAACTAAAGTGTTTGCTGTAGCTCTGTAGTATTAGGGTAAATGATTTACAATAGTCTAGGTGACTACGGTGTTAGTTAGTAGGAAATTTAGAAGTTTTAAAGAAAATATATTTTTCAATTGGTTTCTCGTTAGTCATGGTAGTGTCCTCTCTTGTGTTGAGCCTATGTATTACTTTATATCAGCAGTAAAATGTCTATAATATTCAGAGCAATTATGAGTGCATTTCGTGATTTGTTTCGTTTAAGAATTGCATGGATTACTGTTTGGCCGATTGTAGCTTCATTACTGTTTTGGTTGATAGTCGGATTTATTTTTCAAAATAATTTTTCTAAAATAATTTATCAGATTTTGGACAAAATTGGTGTTGGTGAGTGGCTGCAAAATTTGGAACCAGATTGGATTGCGTCAATAGTTCTAGGGTTATTTGATGTTTTAGTGCTTATTCCTCTTGTAATCGTTTCGACACTGATTATTACGGCCATATTTGTATTGCCGGCATTAATTGGTTTAGTGGCGCGCCGTTTTTATCCCGATTTGAAGCGTGAGTATGGCGGGTCTATTAGTGGCAGTATTGTCAATGCGGTAATTGCCAGTATTGTTTTTATATTCATCTGGGTAGTTTCGTTGCCATTGTGGACGGTTGGAGCAGGAATTATTATCCCTTTCATCGCTGCAGCTTTTATGAATCAACAATTATTTCGCTATGATGCGTTATCGGAACATGCTACCAAGCACGAAATTAACAGAATTTGTTCAGAGAACAGATATTCATTATGGGGGCTCGGGCTGTTGACGGGTTTGGTGCAATTTATACCTTTTCTTAATTTATTGGCTCCAATTTTTACTGCACTTGCGTTTATTCATTTTGGACTAGAACATTTAAAACTTTTGCGCGAGGAAGAAATGGCAAAACAAAATATTAATCAATAAAAAATAAACTTTCAGATACTCAAACAAATTTCTTTTTTGATCAAGTTTCTTATCAACTGTGAAAATGCGTAGTTGGGATCCAAACTTTATGGATCTTTCGCTTATATTTGAACCTTTTTCATATTTGAGAAAGGATTTCTCAAATATACAGTGCTGGCCTGAATTTAATGAGCTGAATAAATTATGTTCCTTGTCAAATCAACAAATATATACTCGATCAGGTAAATCTATTTTATTTATACCTCAGGCAATTGTGAAACATCACCATGAACAAAATTATGAATCGAAAATTTATTTGACCGGTCAAGTGCAAACTAGAGCTAATAATTGGCATGATTTTTTTAATGCTTTAGTATGGAAAATATTGCCGCGTGCTAAATCAACGCTTAATCAATTGCATTATCAAGCGCAATTATCTAATTTAGCGATTAAAACAGGGAATAGGTGTAAATTAAGAGATGCAGCAACGCTTTTCGATGAATCTGGCGTCATTATCATCAGCAGTCACGAATTATTGATTCGGCTAATAAAAGGCTTCAAGTGGAAAGAATTGTTTTGGCGGCAGCGTACTACCGTATTATCATCAATGCGGTTTTTTGTTTTTGGCCACGGAATATACGAAAAAGCACTAAACCCTTATATAGGTATGACTGGTAAAGCAA encodes:
- the flhA gene encoding flagellar biosynthesis protein FlhA; translation: MNTAVALSSLANIGNFRTLAGPVLIIMILAMMVLPLPPFILDLLFTFNIAIAIIVLMVSLYTKNPLDFAVFPTILLITTLLRLSLNIASTRVVLLDGHTGPDAAGKVIEAFGHFLVGGNYAVGLVVFIILVVINFVVITKGAGRIAEVSARFTLDAMPGKQMAIDADLNAGLIGEEEARKRRQVISQEADFYGSMDGASKFVRGDAIAGILIMLITIVGGLAVGVMQHDMELSSAAKNYTLLTIGDGLVGQIPALIISTAAGLVVSRVTTDQDLGEQVLSQLFNQPQILVITAGILAVMGLIPGMPNFVFLFIASALGAIAYWKKKSSIMQPVESIVPEIPTIEKTDASWNDVTPIDTLGLEVGYRLIPLVDKAQQGDLLKRINGIRRKFAQEIGFLPPVIHIRDNLELRPNAYRITLKGSVIGQGESYSGMYLAINPGQVTMQLPGAATNDPAFGLPAVWVEAALREQAQLHGYTVVDASTVVTTHINHLIHSHAAELLGRQELQKLLDHLNTQFPKLIEDLVPKLLPLSTVQKVLHNLLQESVHIRDMRTIIDVLTEHAVQTQDAIELTAIVRTALGRAILDQYYPAGSEVQVMSLHHELENILSQVMQTGAGQGAGIEPGLADTLLKEAHSAAQQQEKLGLPIVLLVPGTIRFLLARFLRRALPQLRVLAHSEIPDSRRIKITSVIGGNK
- a CDS encoding MinD/ParA family ATP-binding protein, translated to MTKLMLHDQAMGLRKLPSFQAPDSARVFTIAGGKPRVGKTSIVVNLAVALARKGRRVLLIDENPCHNNICTSLGLQSRFDLLHVIYKDKKLNQVLLQGPENIAILSAMRGIHALNKLNPLEQDWLVRSFSELTHSVDIVLIDTAIAGTTHVLPLSLASEQVMMVISGSAASLTGAYVLIKIMSQEYTRRHFLILVNKVGSEAESFAIYQNFYRVARQYLSVTLEYAGYIPNDEKLRSSTQLCKPVLEVYPSSQAAICFGQVVQNILRSSCPDKYHGGIDNFIQRLIQTSHLSMANFMV
- a CDS encoding flagellar motor protein is translated as MDVNSVAGIVLAFVAIIGGQFLEGGHVGSLLQVAAFLIVMGGTVGAVLLQSPVKVFINGVKMVSWVFYPPENSPQSLIKQVVNWSNISRKEGLLALESHISTAKDAFSKKGLQLLADGSTPEKLREVLEIDIMALETHQRQSARIWEAAGGYAPTIGILGAVLGLIHVMENLSDPGLLGNGIAVAFVATIYGVGLANLVFLPISNKLKNIISEHVIMQEMMMDGFVAIANGENPRLIESRLRGYYI
- the flgM gene encoding flagellar biosynthesis anti-sigma factor FlgM, with the translated sequence MKIDKSLQPVSIVSVNDGKRRADITPNPNTSQENSVHLSPNATKLQTIHSTTVSGSNVNTARIMEIKQAISEGNFQINPEAVADRLLETVKELIQSKKGAA
- a CDS encoding EI24 domain-containing protein, with product MSIIFRAIMSAFRDLFRLRIAWITVWPIVASLLFWLIVGFIFQNNFSKIIYQILDKIGVGEWLQNLEPDWIASIVLGLFDVLVLIPLVIVSTLIITAIFVLPALIGLVARRFYPDLKREYGGSISGSIVNAVIASIVFIFIWVVSLPLWTVGAGIIIPFIAAAFMNQQLFRYDALSEHATKHEINRICSENRYSLWGLGLLTGLVQFIPFLNLLAPIFTALAFIHFGLEHLKLLREEEMAKQNINQ
- a CDS encoding DUF3025 domain-containing protein, giving the protein MRSWDPNFMDLSLIFEPFSYLRKDFSNIQCWPEFNELNKLCSLSNQQIYTRSGKSILFIPQAIVKHHHEQNYESKIYLTGQVQTRANNWHDFFNALVWKILPRAKSTLNQLHYQAQLSNLAIKTGNRCKLRDAATLFDESGVIIISSHELLIRLIKGFKWKELFWRQRTTVLSSMRFFVFGHGIYEKALNPYIGMTGKAIIFKVKEDFFLQDLFSQLDSVDLMLEQFLLCALSSSADLTPIPLLGYPGWDANNCHESYYENKEYFRERRQSGRT
- a CDS encoding RNA polymerase sigma factor FliA, yielding MYTATGTKAIDKDQFIAEFTPLVKRIAYHMMTRLPASVQVDDLIQVGMIGLLDAINRYEGSYGRQFESYAAQRIRGSILDELREADWLPRSIRKKMRRIEAAVNLLEQRNGCAPNELDLAKELDMSLEEYHETLQSARGAQLIYYEDFQQDDEEPFLDRLFIDSEGDPLNTLLDENFRNQLIAAIDNLPPREKQMMGMHYEQEMNLREIGEVLGVSESRVCQLHTQAIARLRSRLRNL
- the motD gene encoding flagellar motor protein MotD, with translation MIRRKQRNDEPPDNQERWLVSYSDFITLLFAFFVVMYAVSSVNDGKYRVLSSSLVNAFKNNSSSTSESPQTTEFSLLQNEHSNQGSLIKLTDNFNTQKVRKQEKMKGMAKNILHALEPLIKDGQVRVTQNSLGITVEINASVLFSPGQARLAENSVLSLQAVANVIKGHEHEINVEGHTDNLPINTENFPSNWELSSARASSVIRLFIEKGVEAHRLTAIGYGENRPIESNETFEGRKRNRRVTVMILSTDPDKITEIPIVEN
- a CDS encoding flagellar protein FlgN, which produces MMPCCTDVTYLMNELKAESNALRIFIEILKKEESALIEGKLEEIDHLASNKTKLIQELIQHDDHRNVFFLKIGLPTERKSIDSWLTELAEQNSSFSEIKALWKELLDLAKTARQFTYSNGLIIANRLQHNLRSFAALHGAAGNVALYGPKGQPYI
- the flhF gene encoding flagellar biosynthesis protein FlhF: MKVKRYIASTSREAMRQVKEELGDNAVILSNRKTRDGVEIMALADSEMSNLVPSQPLPASPSASAAYYEQNKKLSKEIASAESYSELLALADDQEGIRKNTNDVMTASFARDIIAEIQAMKNALEDQLNAVAWGNFIQRKPEKLKLLRTLLDSGFSPLLSRRLVEKLPPELDYELSLKQAMSALAFNLHTVASDEIIEKGGIYALIGPTGVGKTTTTAKLAARCVIRHGADRVALLTTDSYRIGGHEQLRIYGRLLGIPVRTIKDTEDLQMTLSELRNKHMVLIDTVGMSQRDQMLAEQITMLSNCGTDVKRMLILSAASNGKTLDEVISAYHKNGIYGCVITKVDEAASLGVALDAVIRRKLMLHYVANGQKVPEDIHAANPRYLLHRIFKSSPGDSAFTLQDAEFALVMATKNNTEIAQSGKKSSAGLFHD